In Vanrija pseudolonga chromosome 4, complete sequence, a single window of DNA contains:
- the moc3_1 gene encoding Transcriptional regulatory protein moc3, with protein MSSNTAGPSDLPFNPRPPPLKRGDACLYCRKRRIRCSAAKPSCHHCTKLKRECIYDSGKPTSRVRKLEDKVAELEGYLRAAHAANEQQHPGGGMPVHASPHAPMHATLPHSDGIAPGTVHGLAGTPYMYPPGPARDGMVAASMGDPSMPGMPGMTPRMSYAETPSSHYPLPMVSTVGSVVVPGHHHYRPPPQALQGHTAISPPATTHAPIRSTTPSRPGSVDAFPIDPALGIAESSSSGPSSASQFQNASVSSQQQLQQQQQQQMMPRVAVAPWQAQFYPGNLHAPEISPSHIGQASRPQPLQVQTHHVMHQGTMPVSHGNMELHVPLPSPSTTSGIPTPPDASRFQPYVVDADRASSEPTLTSELGPGAGEWDPKAFLMGSPELVGVGWLDANDLSPQARDQLLDHYFLDDERTNTIVPAFGDI; from the exons ATGTCCTCAAACACCGCCGGTCCGTCCGATCTTCCCTTCaaccctcgccctccccctTTGAAACGTGGTGACGCCTGCCTCTACTGCCGCAAGCGCCGCATTAGATGCtcggccgccaagcccaGCTGCCACCACTGCACCAAGCTCAAGCGCGAGTGCATCTACGACTCTGGCAAGCCTACCAGCCGCGTCCGCAAGCTCGAAGACAAGGTGGCAGAGCTCGAGGGCTACCTTCGCGCCGCACACGCTGCCAACGAACAGCAACACCCCGGCGGTGGCATGCCTGTTCACGCGTCTCCACATGCGCCAATGCACGCGACACTGCCGCACAGCGACGGCATCGCCCCCGGAACTGTGCACGGTCTTGCCGGCACGCCATACATGTACCCGCCGGGCCCTGCTCGCGACGGCATGGTCGCCGCGTCCATGGGAGATCCAAGCATGCCTGGCATGCCTGGAATGACTCCCCGCATGTCCTACGCAGAGACGCCTTCATCGCACTACCCTCTGCCAATGGTCAGCACGGTCGGCTCCGTCGTCGTTCCCGGACACCACCACTACCGACCGCCACCTCAGGCGCTGCAGGGCCACACTGCCATCTCACCGCCTGCCACTACGCACGCCCCGATCCGTTCCACAACTCCCTCCCGTCCcggcagcgtcgacgcgtTCCCCATCGACCCAGCACTTGGCATCGCCgaatcgtcgtcgtctggccCGTCCAGTGCATCACAATTTCAGAACGCGTCGGTATCCAGCCAACAGCAactccagcagcagcaacagcagcaaaTGATGCCCCGCGTCGCTGTGGCACCGTGGCAGGCCCAATTTTACCCTGGAAATCTCCATGCCCCCGAAATCTCCCCCTCCCACATCGGCCAGGCATCGCGTCCCCAACCACTTCAGGTCCAGACCCACCACGTAATGCACCAGGGAACAATGCCCGTCTCTCACGGCAACATGGAGCTTCACGTTCCTCTTCCATCGCCGTCTACTACGTCGGGGATACCCACTCCGCCTGATGCATCGAGATTTCAACCGTACGTCGTCGATGCAGACCGCGCCTCGTCGGAGCCAACCCTCACGTCTGAACTTGGACCTGGTGCGGGTGAGTGGGACCCAAAGGCTTTCCTTATGGGATCGCCTGAGCTTGTGGGTGTTGGCTGGCTCGATGCCAACGACCTCTCCCCACAAGCCAGGGACCAACT TCTCGACCACTATTTCCTAGACGATGAGCGGACCAACACAATTGTGCCTGCCTTTGGGGACATCTAA
- the GCS1_1 gene encoding ADP-ribosylation factor GTPase-activating protein GCS1: MAENYQKKELLALMGTGANKLCVDCGSPSPQWASVSYGTFICLECSGIHRGFGVHISFVRSITMDKWSEDQVKKMKLGGNEAFKQFLDSYGPDGGYTKGMGMSEKYNSWAASQYRDKLAAECSGESWSPSAAPPPTSRPESAAATRKSRATGGAGSGIPSRTNSPYQDNPPSRGSGNEAFFERLGNANASRPDNLPPSQGGKYAGFGSAPLDDEPSHPSYHLSSHAAPTLNDFQTNPLGALSKGWGLFSSAVSTASREINESVVKPGMSRANDMYQQGASDDWKRYIDSATTQAKGAASWTAKRAGEGWQNVNDLSRQHAGVDFNEQFDKLGLGGRRAQDQGYGQLSQHADAREYHDGHDDDFFESWDSQPQSGSSAAAASKPAAKPAAATKAPTKEQPKKKDNWADDEWADF, encoded by the exons ATGGCGGAAAACTACCAGAAAaaggagctgctcgcgctcatgGGCACTGGCGCAAACAAAC TGTGCGTTGACTGCGGCTCGCCTTCCCCACAGTGGGCTTCCGTCTCGTATGGTACCTTTATCTGCCTCGAGTGCTCCGGCATCCACCGTG GGTTCGGCGTTCACATCTCGTTTGTCCGTTCCATCACGATGGACAAGTGGTCAGAGGACCAGGTCAAGAAGATGAAG CTTGGCGGCAATGAGGCTTTCAAGCAGTTCCTTGACAGCTATGGTCCCGATGGAGGCTACACCAAAGGCATGGGGATGAGTGAGAAGTACAACTCGTGGGCTGCATCGCAATATCGCGACAAG ctcgctgccgagTGCTCGGGCGAGTCATGGTCGCCTTCGGCTGCGCCTCCCCCAACTTCTCGGCCAGAGTCGGCAGCCGCTACTCGCAAGTCGCGTGCTACTGGCGGTGCTGGGTCGGGTATCCCCAGCCGAACCAACAGCCCGTACCAGGACAACCCGCCTAGCCGTGGCAGCGGAAATGAGGCTTTCTTCGAGCGTCTTGGAAATGCCAACGCTTCGCGCCCTGACAACCTGCCACCCTCGCAGGGAGGCAAGTACGCTGGCTTCGGTTCCGCCCCGCTCGATGACGAGCCGTCGCACCCCAGCTACCACCTGAGCTCGCATGCTGCGCCGACACTCAACGACTTCCAGACCAACCCCCTTGGTGCTCTCTCCAAGGGCTGGGGATTGTTTTCGTCGGCCGTGTCTACTGCCAGCCGTGAGATCAACGAGTCGGTCGTCAAGCCTGGCATGAGCCGCGCGAACGACATGTACCAGCAGGGCGCTAGCGACGACTGGAAGCGCTACATTGACTCGGCGACTACTCAGGCCAAGGGTGCCGCTTCGTGGACCGCCAAGCGTGCCGGCGAGGGCTGGCAGAACGTCAACGACCTCTCGCGCCAGCACGCAGGCGTCGACTTCAACGAGCAGTTTGAcaagcttggcctcggcggcaggaGGGCACAGGACCAGGGCTACGGTCAGTTGAgccagcacgccgacgcgcgcgagtaccacgacggccacgacgacgacttcttCGAGAGCTGGGACTCGCAGCCCCAGtcgggcagcagcgcggcggcggcatccaAGCCGGCGGCCAAGCCCGCTGCGGCAACCAAGGCGCCCACAAAGGAGCagccgaagaagaaggacaacTGGGCtgacgacgagtgggccgaCTTCTAG
- the H4.1_1 gene encoding Histone H4, which yields MSGRGKGGKGLGKGGAKRHRKVLRDNIQGITKPAIRRLARRGGVKRISGLIYEETRGVLKIFLENVIRDSVTYTEHAKRKTVTSLDVVYALKRQGRTLYGFGA from the exons ATGTCCGGTCGCGGAAAGGGTGGCAAGGGTctgggcaagggcggcgccAAGCGTCACCGCAAGGTCCTTCGTGACAACATCCA GGGTATCACCAAGCCCGCTATCCGCCGTCTCGCTcgccgtggtggtgtcaAGCGTATCTCGGGCCTCATCTACGAGGAGACCCGTGGTGTTCTCAAGATCTTC CTCGAGAACGTTATCCGCGACTCGGTCACCTACACTGAGCACGCCAAGCGCAAGACTGTTAcctcgctcgacgtcgtctaCGCCCTCAAGCGCCAGGGCCGCACCCTCTACGGTTTCGGCGCCTAA
- the TBC1D12 gene encoding TBC1 domain family member 12: protein MGKKKTKQKKQAAAAAAATPSSVAATPAATPSPAPSEPPSRSDTRPATPVRATAVDDEAEVPATAAVAANDGPSIDDAAEPQAAAAAPEPEPEPAAAPTTPPPQPHQPLAHAASPPPAASAEHVAGDLGALAIDDAAAAPPAPAPDFHAPAPAPVDNELEQEPVVETPTTHDDITPPPNDDDGDIGVSHPHDEAGAEVPEPPAPVAQEQPPEADDNDDGEFGDISLSTEDSNGDMSRTLFANGKAAHTIAADRLDESLTSRRTPLLPPLELAQRDNNADPTSPTSPIVSSRRSLTQSPVKSTGSRPLSLAFSPPAGTRDPASPRSYQSPAARVLDTLPALTVPDSPPPPEFASPNEAPFESISLDAESEAAPPPQPLQTVPADPAAKPSRHVKHESWGGYGIDSHGKPEAHGVLPVHPDPPASSEGTSTAGASTAATPETRASLSISGSGTSTPRRHAPPAHPHPFPLPTSPTKPNVPVPQVTSLPSGHSGAGTPVVAMPPTGHGLGAKGASTLDKFISRTRPQHLPPKDKTEDEIHLHEWESMMAKSREHETERRKREAAVRLEKERRLQAVTPRWEALLANEFSVQKVRTNPIFRKLWFEGCPEHLRGKAWSLAIGNGLSLHKDAYKTYSARAARAIEQGRFPQDILDQIDKDLDDTLPTLHIFQQGSPIRDDLRELLCTWVVYRSDSGLGYAPYVNLLAAMFIIVSPPPVAFISLVNFLARPCLNSFSANDTEEIDAFYRVFENLQADQFPKIYANCKNLGLRLPESYFRSVLVEQVPFAAACRLWDQIVLDGDGYIFRAALAIFGFLEPRLYYPDREEILSVLEGRNAATKAITDREIERARLRGEEYEDSLDGKLSAFGLTEGALFDWLEHDGWRDSRFERLVIRELPD, encoded by the exons atgggcaagaagaagacaAAGCAAAAGaagcaggcagcagcggcggcagcagcgacgccgtcgtcggttGCCGCAACGCCAGCAGCGAcaccgtcgccagcgccgagcgag CCGCCAAGCCGGAGCGATACACGTCCTGCGACGCCGGTGCGAGCAACAGCAGTGGATGACGAGGCAGAGGTGCCCGCCACAGCTGCAGTTGCTGCCAACGACGGCCCGAGCATCGACGATGCGGCCGAGCCacaagcagcagctgcagcaccagagccagagccggaaccagcagcagcccctacaaccccgccgccccagccacaCCAGCCACTCGCACACGCCGCTTCCCCGCccccggccgcctcggcagaGCATGTGGCTGGCGATCTGGGCGCCCTGGCCATTGacgatgctgctgctgcaccccctgcgccagcgccagaTTTCCACGCGCCTGCTCCTGCACCCGTCGACAACGAGTTGGAGCAGGAGCCTGTTGTcgagacgccgacgacgcacgacgacatcacacctccacccaacgacgacgacggtgacaTTGGCGTCAGTCACCcgcacgacgaggccggTGCAGAGGTTCCAGAGCCCCCTGCACCTGTTGCACAAGAGCAGCCGCCAgaagccgacgacaacgacgacggcgagttTGGAGACATCAGCTTGTCTACCGAAGATT CGAACGGAGACATGTCTCGCACGCTGTTTGCCAACGGCAAGGCGGCACACACCATCGCGGCCGACCGCTTGGATGAGTCGCTCACATCACGCCGCACACCGCTCCTCCCTCCGCTTGAGCTCGCTCAGCGGGATAATAATGCCGACCctacctcgcccacctcgcccatcGTGTCCTCGCGCCGTTCGCTCACCCAGTCGCCAGTCAAGTCGACGGGGTCGCGcccgctctcgctcgcgtTCAGCCCACCAGCAGGAACGCGAGACCCCGCATCACCCCGCAGCTACCAGTCACCTGCTGCCCGTGTGCTCGACACACTGCCCGCATTGACTGTCCCCGACAGCCCTCCACCACCAGAGTTTGCCTCGCCCAACGAGGCGCCCTTCGAGtccatctcgctcgacgccgagtccgagGCGGCCCCGCCCCCACAACCGCTGCAGACTGTCCCCGCCGATCCGGCAGCCAAACCCTCCCGCCACGTCAAGCACGAGTCGTGGGGCGGCTACGGCATCGACAGCCACGGCAAGCCAGAGGCACACGGGGTCCTGCCAGTGCACCCCGACCCACCTGCATCATCCGAGGGAACGAGCACGGCCGgagcgagcacggccgccaCGCCAGAGACCAGGGCGTCGCTGTCAATATCTGGCTCTGGCACATCGACGCCACGTCGACAcgcaccaccagcacacCCTCACCCATTCCCTCTTCCTACGTCGCCGACAAAACCAAACGTCCCCGTCCCGCAGGTCACGTCACTTCCGTCTGGACATTCTGGAGCTGGAACGCCAGTCGTCGCCATGCCGCCAACAGGGCATGGCCTAGGCGCCAAGGGCGCGAGCACGCTCGACAAGTTCATCTCGCGGACACGCCCCCAGCACCTGCCGCCAAAGGACAAGACGGAGGATGAGATCCACTTGCATGAGTGGGAGTCGATGATGGCCAAGTcgcgcgagcacgagacTGAGCGCCggaagcgcgaggcggcagTTCgcctcgagaaggagcgccGCTTGCAGGCGGTTACCCCGCGTTGGGAGGCCTTGTTAGCCAACGAATTTAGTGTGCAGAAGGTGCGGACGAACCCCATCTTCCGCAAACTGTGGTTTGAGGGCTGCCCCGAGCATCTCAGAGGCAAGGCATGGTCCCTGGCAATAGGCAACGGCTTGTCGCTGCACAAAG ACGCGTACAAGACGTACTCTGCACGGGCAGCACGCGCAATTGAGCAGGGCCGGTTCCCTCAGGACATTCTGGATCAGATCGACAAGGACCTCGACGATACATTGCCGACATTGCACATCTTCCAGCAGGGCAGCCCTATCCGCGACGACCTCAGAGAGCTGCTGTGTACATGGGTGGTATACCGCTCCGACAGCGGGCTGGGGTACGCGCCATATGTCaatctcctcgccgccatgtTCATCATTGTGTCGCCCCCGCCAGTGGCGTTCATCTCGCTGGTCAACTTCCTCGCCCGGCCATGCCTCAACTCGTTCTCGGCCAACGATACCGAGGAGATTGACGCCTTCTACCGCGTCTTTGAGAACCTCCAGGCGGACCAGTTCCCCAAGATCTACGCCAACTGCAAGAACCTTGGCTTGAGACTACCCGAGTCCTACTTCCGCtccgtgctcgtcgagcaggtgcCATTTGCGGCTGCGTGCCGCTTGTGGGACCAGATTGTGCTCGATGGAGACGGATACATTTTCCGCGCCGCTCTGGCCATCTTTGGCTTCCTGGAACCACG ACTCTACTACCCCGACCGCGAGGAGATTCTCTCGGTGCTTGAGGGCCGCAACGCCGCGACCAAGGCCATCACAGACCGTGAAATTGAGCGCGCACGCTTGCGAGGCGAGGAGTACGAGgactcgctcgacggcaagctgAGCGCGTTTGGTCTCACCGAGGGTGCACTGTTCGACTGGCTCGAGCACGATGGGTGGCGAGACAGCCGATTTGAGCGGCTCGTCATCCGCGAGCTGCCTGACTAG
- the RPO26 gene encoding DNA-directed RNA polymerases I, II, and III subunit RPABC2, protein MSDDERMGDFGGDNYDYDGDEPDHIEYDAELREEDEANGDDIILSGDVPDDVKQRTGKAAKANEVRVTTPYMTKYERARVLGTRALQISMNAPVLVPVEGETDPLEIALKELAAKKIPLVIRRYLPDNSFEDWKVEELIVQE, encoded by the exons atgtccgacgacgagcgcatgggcgactttggcggcgACAACTACGACtatgacggcgacgagccggacCACATCGa gtacgacgccgagctgcgcgaggaggacgaggcgaacggcgacgacatcaTCCTGTCGGGCGACGTCCCAGACGACGTCAAGCAGCGCACCggcaaggcggccaaggcgaaCGAGGTGCGCGTCACCACGCCGTACATGACCAAGTacgagcgtgcgcgtgtgcTCGGAACGCGGGCTCTGCAGATCAG CATGAACGcccccgtcctcgtccccgtcgagggcgagaccGACCCCCTCGAGATtgcgctcaaggagctcgcggccaagaagaTCCCCCTCGTCATCAGGCGGTACCTCCCCGACAACTCGTTCGAGGACtggaaggtcgaggagctcattGTCCAGGAGTAG
- the wdr45b gene encoding WD repeat domain phosphoinositide-interacting protein 3, which yields MQLARYQVSTLRPPPILGVTFAHDSGIFTVATETGYEVWRTYPLGLVRRRTLAGTLARAVPLLASPLIVLQGGGANPLFPPNKAVLYHDGLGAPVAELEFSERIRGIAVRHRTVVIVLLHRAFAYEYTTGKEGFSVRKINEWETAENEAGLAAVATAPGATLLALPGRQPGHVQLINLPPCAPVGGGPTTSSGTFRSPILLAHTHKLFSLSCSASGAHLVTASERGTLLRVWDTARGALEAELRRGVDPAQIWGTVFEDAPFFPPDAADDERRREYAKRKGGRVAGWSDKGTVHIWHGEGGGSAPKPAKSIQESLGNRLSKALSLPNYFSSTASYAQYTLPRKNPHAFSGAIGAAAEAAGVPSMRINEEADKEPEAERYAVAWIEVDVEDDVVPPSEEKRPRRPTGGMSMGSREERHSFGSDATSTRTATPTLRRAETPTQSTFRGGVGGVERRPSTGSARTAQPRARFRKPEKPASTKTRRERQLVIVTYSGDWYRLRIPRPRETEDGAPDERKSKLLCELVEYRRLGVGGGGW from the exons atgcAGCTGGCACGGTATCAGGTCTCGACGCTCCGCCCGCCACCCATCCTCGGCGTGACGTTTGCGCACGACTCGGGCATCTTCACCGTCGCCACTGAGACGGGGTACGAGGTGTGGCGGACATATCCATTAGGCCTGGTACGGCGGCGAA CCCTCGCAGGAaccctcgcgcgcgcagtcccgctcctcgcctcgccgttgATAGTGttgcagggcggcggcgccaacccGCTCTTTCCGCCCAACAAGGCCGTGCTGTACCATGATGGGCTGGGTGCgccggtcgccgagctcgagttcAG cgAGCGGATACGCGGAATCGCCGTGCGCCACCGCACCGTCGTCATTGTGCTCCTCCACCGCGCGTTCGCGTACGAGTACACTACCGGCAAAGAGGGCTTCTCGGTGCGCAAGATCAACGAGTGGGAGACGGCCGAGAACGaggctg GCCTCGCAgcggtcgcgacggcgccgggcgccaccctcctcgcgtTGCCAGGACGGCAGCCAGGACACGTCCAGCTGATCAACCTCCCGCCGTGTGCGcccgtgggcggcgggccaaCAACGTCGTCGGGCACGTTCCGTTCGCCTATCCTGCTGGCGCACACGCACAAGCTGTTCTCGCTCagctgcagcgcgagcggcgcgcacctcgtgACTGCCAGCGAGCGGGGCACGCTCCTCCGCGTGTgggacacggcgcgcggcgcgctcgaggccgagctgcgccgcggcgtcgaccccgcgcaGATCTGGGGCACAGTGTTTGAGGACGCGCCGTTCTTCCCTCCTGATGCAGCGGACGACGAACGGCGCAGAGAGTacgccaagcgcaagggcgGACGCGTGGCGGGATGGAGCGACAAGGGCACGGTGCATATCTGGCatggggagggaggagggagtGCTCCAAAGCCAGCCAAGTC GATACAAGAGTCGCTGGGGAACAGGCTGTCCAAGGCGTTATCGCTCCCCAACTATTTCTCGTCCACGGCCTCGTACGCGCAGTACACGCTACCAAGGAAGAACCCCCACGCGTTCAGCGGGGCGATTGGAgcagcggccgaggcggccggcgtgccgagcatGCGTATCAATGAGGAGGCGGACaaggagcccgaggcggagcggtacgccgtcgcgtggatcgaggtggacgtcgaggacgacgtggTGCCGCCGTCCGAGGAGAagcggccaaggaggccaacGGGCGGGATGAGCATGGGCtcgcgcgaggagcggcaCTCGTTCGGgtcggacgcgacgagcacgcgcaccgccacgccgacactacgccgcgccgagacgccgacgcagagcacgttccgcggcggcgtgggcggcgtcgagcgccgcccgTCCACTGGCTCCGCGAGGACTGCGcagccacgcgcgcgcttccGCAAGCCCGAGAAGCCCGCGTCGACCAAGACGCGCCGCGAGAGACAGCTCGTCATTGTTACATACAGCGGCGACTGGTACCGCCTCCGCATTCCTCGCCCGCGCGAGACGGAGGacggcgcgccagacgaGCGCAAGTCCAAGCTCCTGTGCGAGCTCGTAGAGTAtcgtcgtctcggcgtcggcggcggtgggtggtAG